The segment AAAAGAGACAAATGAAATCGGGTTGTACTTACTAGTATCATGCATACTGGTATTCTGAGtggcattatttttttattcatgaacATTTTGCTTTTCGCGAAATCTTTCTTGtctgtatgagagagagagagagagagagagagagagagagagagagagagagaaggcgAGCTTGATCTTTGTTCACAGTGcattaaacattattttgagaaTACAAAAATCTCGCTTATCATTTCGCTCACATTTTCGTAGTACTCATCCAACGCTGTGGTATTTAGGATAAAATCTTGATATCCAATCTTCTCTTGAATATATTTTGccttgataataaaaaaaaaaaccaaaagaaaccttttaaaatttgagtatAGAAATATGTCGATGGACTTATAAGGATCAAATTGAACATAAAAAAgcatctttctttctttttttattatacatctAAATAAAAGTTCCCTTTCTGTACAGTTGTTGTCGGAGTACCTTTTCTTTTGCAAGAGCTCTTGTGGTATCGTCCATCCAAGTGTTTTCGTTAACAAGCTCCCCAAAAGCGTCTCTTAGATTGTGGATCATATCTAACGTCTATATAAAAGTACAAACATGTCGTAAAATCAAGATTGTAAGGTTTATTTTTTGGCGTCTAAATCAAATAACAATATGAGGGGCTAAGTTAAACGGTATTAAAATACAGcgaatttattaattttcgCGGTGCTCAGAttataagaattataaaaaaattaacatactgCAGAGGTACGATGTTTCATAGTTTGACAATCTCCCAATTTATAATTCACACTCAATGAGCGAATTTAAAACGGGACTAATTTAATGTCAGATTTCGTACATGTGGCATGTGGTAAAAATGTGGAATGACgaataaattaaaatcatgacGAAATCGTTTACAAGGGTATTATGTAAAAACAGCCCTTAAAGTATAAAACAACGTAAAATTCGCCATGGAGAGTCAAACCTGGAAATGAATGGTAAACACGAAATAACACAGTTAAAATCAGACCTTCGCGAATCTGGGTAATCAGAGTGCAAATGTTACACAGTTTACCTCTTTTTTAGCATCCTCATCAAAAGCTTCCTTTACAAACAGACGACCTAGGGAGAGACCGTAGTAAGTGTTGACGTAAGACGCACACGTCCGCCATCTTGCCCGAGGAGTTGAGGTGCCATATATAGCctacaaaatcaaaacataattctcaaaaacaattaaatcTAATAATGACTGCCCCTCTTAGGATTTCTTGGCCAGTGTCGTTTACAACTTACCTTGTTATACTCAGTGGTAAGTTCCTGAAACTTCTGACCCAGATTACTTATTCTGTTTTTCATTATACGCCAGATTAGGTAATTTGCGACAGTTCtgcaaagattttaaaaaaaaacccactgaatATTTATACTattacttctttttttcttaagaacATGTAtgactaaaaaaaattagtaaagTTATAACAGTATCCATCTACATTAAAAAAGCATTGCAGTTTTAAATGTCTATATTATCATGAAAGCTaatcaataacaaaacaaaaaatgaaggaTTGAATTAAACGTCTGTGTGGATTTGCGTTagtattacaatatatttactttttagGATATTTTCCGAGGActtcaaacatttttgaaaaatatggaATGGCTCTAACGATGATGGTTTCATTGGGGGGTAAGGAGACGTCGACTCCATCAATGCTCATTACACGTGTAATAAAGCCTTCCCAATTAAACATTGCCTacaaatgaaaagaaatcaCAAAAGCTATAATCAACGGCAAAACCTAAGATTAAGTAGAACGACCGTTCCCTCACCAAACAGAAAGGTTATAATTTAGTACCTTCCAAAAATTTGTTCTTGTGCGaaataagcaaaaaacaaaatattttgccaaaacaaatatttctcaCATGGCTTCAaatttcacttttatttttaatacgAATAAAAGACAAAGTAAACATAAGGTATTGCAACAAAGGTAATAACAAAATGTCTATTTATCTTTTACAATCACTCACATTAGATGGTACGGTATAGTTGTCCCTGAGTTTACTCATCTCTATCGGGTTGTACAACAAGAAGTTGTCTCTCCTGTCCTCATCCTTCATAGTGAtctaaaagtgaaaaaaaattaataaaatttccgCCTGTTGTTGACCAATACACAAAGCAGCCTGTTTATAAGCCTTACAAGTCTTTCAAAACTTCATATCAATGTATATTAAACGTTcatcttgaaaactttttttttttcattctatctCCCACATATCTTTATTATTACTATTACGTGTGTGTTAATgcaaacaagattttttttttaattgaatgtgCAAGTGttaaaaacaatacatttgCAATGTCGATTTCCAATTTAACAACGTCTTCCATATCCGCGGCCGCTGTAGTTGGGTCTGCGTGAAATTCCTCCGCCACAGCTTGGGCCAGCTTCTTGTAAGCTTGCACCATAGGATCATCTAAACCATTCAGATAGTATTTCCTACCGGGCATTCCAAAGTCGGGTTGATCtaactaaaataaacaaattatgtaGCGATCATGAAAATCAAATAACGCTTTCTTTTCTTATATTTCTGAAAATACCGATGTTAAACTAGACAAATTCAGAGCGCACACGCAAAACGGTAAAGCATAGAGTTTACTTGTTGGACATTTCAGTCGACTTGACATATATTTTGATGACAAGTATACGACAGTGGCagaatttgtttttgataacaaaatattagGTTCCCAGTCATGTTGAGAGCTTTCTGGCATATCAACTTAAAAATGTGAcaagtcaatttttaaataaattatctgACAACTTATTGCGGAACTATATGCCACcacaattggttttttttttttaaattaaaaacagatcTGACTATATCATCGTCTCACGTATATAATTCTGATGGTGGAGTTTTTGGAGTCCGTGTAGACGTAGAGGTTTATGAGCGGCTTGTTGTTATATCGGAGTAGATCCAACAGGAGTGTTGTCAGGTCGTACTGTGACTCGCTCCAGTTACCGCCCTTGTTGTTACCCAGAACTGGCCACCCGCCGAGTTCCTTCAAAAGTCCAAACGTTGGCTCGATGCCACGACTGTCAATGTATGCTGGAAGAAGAGTTGATAGGACAAATCGTATGTACACAGAAGATAAGAAATTACTTCAAATAAGGGATGCTTTTTTATCACCATTTTGTTCACGTGTAGCATACGCATGCTTGTTAATTTCAAGTTGGAAATTTTACGAAATGAAAAATCTTCAACAATATTCAACGCAGTtaaattatatgatttatttagaTAGTTTTTATAGACAGTTTGGATGAAGTATTGTCTgtatcttttaacttgtatgtACAATTTTAGAGATTCTGGGTCAAATCTGGATTGCATTATAAAATTAAGACACATTTAAAGCTGTCTATATAATACTGATAAAAGTTAAATGATTTTTAGGAGGACAAAACTATGTACTCCTAATTTCTATAAAACGTAGACGCAATTAaatgtaacctacatgtactttcttTTGGCCTGGTTTAATGCCAAAGTCAAGACGGTTTGCTTTTTAGCACTAGGACAAATGTGAATATATAAGACGCGTggaagcaataaaaaaataaatgattcaaaagaAGAGGAACCCAAACATTATCGGAATTATTATTGGTATATTATTAACTGGCTTAGTGCCAAAAAAACATGTTTACCGAAGAAAGAAGTGAGCTGATAAATTATTTGATGACATCATGGACTAaatgtttgttgttttgttttttgttttgtttttattttttgttttgattgtagttttgttttgttgtttggttgtttttttgtgtttttttttggggggggggtgtttgatattgtttatttgCTGCCATTAAATCGTTTATTTGCCTCAACACTTACGGTGAcgtacacatgtacatttaaaatcaCAGGCTTTTCTTGAATGTATGCGATTTCAATCTAGGGtcttttgtcattttatttgcaaaaagtaattacaaaaaaaagtatacgcggattaaaatgaatatgaatggCAGTTGcgttaatagaattaatataaaTCGCGATTGTATATAAAATGGCATTAGTAACGTGGTTTGAAAAGATGTTGACAGAATCAGTAGATGAGAATAACATACAATTgaatccatatatatatatatatatatatatatatatataaatatatatatatatatatatatatatatatatatatatatatatatatatatatatatataattttcatgtaGGCCTAACTGATAATTATACTTTCTCAAAACAAATGAACTGAAATGTTAATAGGCCAATTGAGCTTTGAGGTTATAGAACTAGTGCCTGTATTAGACAATTATCTCATGATCTTTgaagatttgaaaataaaaggtTGTTGtccaacaatatttttaaagccTAAGTACTTAATGAAAAACATGCCCACGGCTTTTGGTTTTAAGGTATAATTATCTGGGTAGGTATAATTATCTGGGTAGAAGACAACATCTCATAACTAGGATAACTTctatgattttggtcaaaatccCCAGGATTTGTACTATTGTGtgcattttaattattattaaggtTTCTTTTGCAAAATccctttcaaaattaatttatctagaTTTTTGGGTATCAGCCAATCAGAGGGCTACATGTAGGAGATAATCAATCGTATAATAAAGCAATTTTTTGTATTCACATGACTGCACAGATGAATGTTGTATCTTATAGGCattgaatattaataattttgtttgtattttatttatacttGGTTACTAGAATTTTAGAACCTACTTTGATTGATACAGGACTTGTAGAGGTTTTTGGCGTGTACCACGGATAAAGGGTCGTCTTGCTGGGCCGGATATTCCAGGACAGCTACAATATAAATAGATAAACATgttcatatgttatattgtgttgtgtcttcttttttttttaacgaaatcGAAAATTACGTTCTACTACAATATTAGAATATACTGCCAACTCAAGCATTTTATATGTATACTATTATCTATTGGGATAAAATAGTTTGCCATTTGAAAACTGACGtaagtatattttaaaataaaatatttgtctaaataaatcattaattttttaaaatctattttcttCTTAATTTATTCGGTACAAAATTTGAGAGGCTTTCTGCATATTACTTACATTTCATTGCTTCtgacaattttaatttcatgctAAAAAAATTCTACAAACTCTAATCAAGACTACATTTACTGCGAATTGTTAATTTCAGTTATGATGAACAAACAATTGTATCTAAATGTCGTTTGAGCAAAAGATTCTTCTTCCTCTTTTTTGGATATATCGTGATATATATCAATGCATACTAATCCTTCACTTCAAAATAGCATCAAAATGGCAAATTGTGACGTccgtgtaaatatatatatatatattttgaaatataaaataaaacactcCTCGATATGCAAGAGAGTTTTTGTCTTATACACTATAAAGAAAAATACTGACATCTCCATGCACTCTAGGTGCGTCTTATCCGGTCTCTTTTTTTAATCCGACGTGACCTACTTTTCATGATAACTTCCACGTCCTCCCGAACGACACTGAACATTGTATAGCTGGAGACGTCCTCGGGAATGACATTCTTTTTTGCCCATGTTCCGCAGGCAAACTCGTAGAAATTCTCACAGGGAGCGACTTCCGTGTTTAAAGAACTCAAGAGTCGCGACGCTGAAAAAATAACCATCATGTGGTTTAAGTACTGTTcttctttgtcattttttttttatttaaaatcgttTTTTCCATAACCTTGTCAAACGACTTTTGAGAGCTAGCTGGTATCAAGACAATAGGATTTCGCTTGTTTTCAATTACCAAGGGTTTACTTGTTTTCCTTCATTAGGAAAAAACTCTAGCAAtagctttaaaacaaaaattctttaatctgatttcttttgcaataaagaaaagtaaatgTTCTTTCCTTGCTACTTTTACTTAATTAAAACGATCTAATGTAAAAGCTCATTTTCACCATTGGTTCGGTATTATgtgaacaccccccccccccgttcccccccccccccgtttttttcccttttattcaTTGTTGCACGCTAGCTTGGCTCTGTCTTAATACtctaatctaaaaaaaatcattgttaagaaaattttaaatatgtgttAAATTGTAATCTTATTAATGCATAAAAATTTGCAATATAACATGGGTACGATGcgatttcataattatttaaaaaaaaatacttttaaaataaaaaaataataccaaTTAATAATGCATGGCTGGATTTTTGATAATTGGatctattttttattaaatctcGTCGGATAAGGGACCCGTGAGAAGATAGTATCTCTTTCTGAGATACAAGTACAAGTGATAACGGTAGCCAACATCTCGAGAGCAGATCTGTCAAGAACTGGAGAGAGCAATTGTTATATTGCTTTACAGACTCTCCAAAGGCTCCTCAGAACGCTACCATCTCCACCATTAGCGGACGACAATAAAATCATCATATGGGGCCATAAAGACCCCCGGGAGGACTGCCTTACGTAATGGTTTTAGGTACAGGGCTCGTGCATGTGTGAGCCATGTAACATAGAATCAACTTTGTGATCCTCCATTTTCAGATATCTATCTATAGCATTACATGCATTTATTCCAATTTGAAAGGAAAGTGCAttgttatttgatttgattcaaAGAACAATTGGAAGCACTTGCGTATATTTTGGGACACATTATTTGAAGATGCATTGGCTATGAAATTATgcagttggttttttttttttgatgtatGATAGCGGAGAGTGGGAATGGGGTATAAAATGGAATTCGTCACacgattttaaaaacaatgtaaaaccAAAATAACCAAAGGTTTTATAACCCtatcatatatttaatatctatACATACCAGCTATTGAACATTCTGGGGTAAGACAGATGTTgcctgcaaaaaaaaagaagagcaGAACAATACGAAAGtgtcagaattaaaaaaaaacaacaacaaacgacccaaatcaaatataattagatTAATTTAACAAATCTTTGATGTCTGTAAAAatcatgggttttttttgccataagtttgaattctttaaaaagaatttgattTACATAAATCATTTCACAACTTTTtctagaaataattgaaaagatTTTATAATCATATGCAACTGACTATCTTCAAACTTTGCCACCAAAGAAATACACGATCCCCAGATTGAGATGTTTATGCTTCAAGATAATTAACTTTTTCAAAAGCGAGTATCTACCCCTCCTTTATCTAAtacagtatgtatatatatttttttatatatataaagctttACATAACAGAACTATACATGTAGCATGTAACTATCTATAAAAAGTGCGTGATTTTCAAGGACAATACAATTTTAGGGTAAGGATTTTGTAACTCTTGAGCCTGTCTGTAAATCATCTCGTTTCTATGAAGTTCAGCAATTCAAGCATCTATTCAGGGGTCATTTTAGTTTTACCTACCCATCAAGTTATTTGTACAAGATTGTGATTTGAAAGCTATAAACATCCCTAAATCTGTGTCTTATGAGTTTTTGTCCTAAATACAAAACCCTAGAAAAATTTGGTtatatatttgaagaaaaataagcAAATGTATTATGAATTTCCATTCTTTGCTTCTCAATTTGAAGAAATGTTCTTTTAGTAACCGTTTTGGTAAATATCACAAACATGTACAAACCTGTGTATACAATTCAATGAATACGATAAATTGCATTTCGAGGGTTTCCGTTATAACTACCACCCCTCCCTTTCTCGAAGCCAACTAACCACATTCTGTGGTTTCATTTCAATTGTCATGGATTAAATCAAATTCGGAATGCTATACATTATGGATATCTATAATCATACCTACATAATTTTCGTATGATTTTAAATTACCATATAGTTATCATACTTCGATATGAACATTTCATATCAGTAAACGATCAAAAATTTACTCTACTACGTAAATCAGTGATCACCAAATTTGATAAAGTACAGCAAAATATGGCTAAAGAAgacgaattttaaaatttggtaaCATGCAATGATAACGGTTAATGGCCTATTTTGAATTACCAAATGAAACATACATGTGAACCTAAGAGAAATAGGTGTACATACAGATTGACAGACAACTGAGTTATACTATTTATGCATATATAACGATCTTCTGACATTGCAACAGGCATACATTATAATCGACAGTGCAAAAATAACCCATCGTCATGTACTGACAAATACAGTATAACATCAAAGACATACTGACGCTGTGAGAGACTTATCGACTTgcatatatatactagtatatatactgACAAATATGGTATTGCGGCTTATAATGATGAATACGCTGTAAAGACATACAGACATTGCGGCGAACTCATGGAGTTACATGCATACTGACTAATAAGTTTGAACGACATACAAACATTGCGATGGTCTCATTAACTTATACTGACATGAAATACTGTTTCAGACATATTGGATTTTACCGACATGCAGACATGACCTAAAGGCAGTTTCAGAGAATCGATCAAAGACTTAATTTTGAAATCACTGAGAGACGTACATGTTCAATACCGACGTATAGTATATGTATTGAAAATTGCGCGTACTgacttaaaattaaatgttgatTGTACCAGTCATTTCATTTATCATTcgttttcttaatttgaccacAATTTTTGAAGTTCGTataatatttttgcattaaCATATTTAGCCTGGCATCTAAAATCCAAAGAAgtcttgaaaaaataaattaaaaaacgttctgatttaaaaaaaaaaaaaaacttttgactaggttgttttttttacaaggtTAGCCAAGATTTAATACTCAAggtaaaaaaat is part of the Magallana gigas chromosome 3, xbMagGiga1.1, whole genome shotgun sequence genome and harbors:
- the LOC105321824 gene encoding neprilysin isoform X1, whose amino-acid sequence is MQNGKQQNNETKLDVQDVELSFKKKGPRTNLEKFLIFFSVATLAVCVVFIVLYINSTKEEKLNTAGETGASSSSNICLTPECSIAASRLLSSLNTEVAPCENFYEFACGTWAKKNVIPEDVSSYTMFSVVREDVEVIMKTVLEYPAQQDDPLSVVHAKNLYKSCINQTYIDSRGIEPTFGLLKELGGWPVLGNNKGGNWSESQYDLTTLLLDLLRYNNKPLINLYVYTDSKNSTIRIIYLDQPDFGMPGRKYYLNGLDDPMVQAYKKLAQAVAEEFHADPTTAAADMEDVVKLEIDIANITMKDEDRRDNFLLYNPIEMSKLRDNYTVPSNAMFNWEGFITRVMSIDGVDVSLPPNETIIVRAIPYFSKMFEVLGKYPKKTVANYLIWRIMKNRISNLGQKFQELTTEYNKAIYGTSTPRARWRTCASYVNTYYGLSLGRLFVKEAFDEDAKKETLDMIHNLRDAFGELVNENTWMDDTTRALAKEKAKYIQEKIGYQDFILNTTALDEYYENYTAAADTYFENVLSNLKRSSIDSLRYLRYEVDKNDWGSAPATVNAYYNSVLNRIMFPAGILQPPFFSRTQTKSMNYGGIGVVIGHEITHGFDDRGRQYDKDGNLKQWWTDDVIQKFKTQAQCLIDQYGDFSVPEADGMKMNGINTLGENIADNGGLKESFRAYRRWVETRGSEEEQLPGVKYTHNQIFFINFAQVWCGNMRKEAAINRILTGVHSPGRFRVIGTLQNSADFSRAFNCNASSFMNPQKKCSVW
- the LOC105321824 gene encoding membrane metallo-endopeptidase-like 1 isoform X2; this encodes MQNGKQQNNETKLDVQDVELSFKKKGPRTNLEKFLIFFSVATLAVCVVFIVLYINSTKEEKLNTAGETGASSSSNICLTPECSIAASRLLSSLNTEVAPCENFYEFACGTWAKKNVIPEDVSSYTMFSVVREDVEVIMKTVLEYPAQQDDPLSVVHAKNLYKSCINQTYIDSRGIEPTFGLLKELGGWPVLGNNKGGNWSESQYDLTTLLLDLLRYNNKPLINLYVYTDSKNSTIRIIYLDQPDFGMPGRKYYLNGLDDPMVQAYKKLAQAVAEEFHADPTTAAADMEDVVKLEIDIANITMKDEDRRDNFLLYNPIEMSKLRDNYTVPSNAMFNWEGFITRVMSIDGVDVSLPPNETIIVRAIPYFSKMFEVLGKYPKKTVANYLIWRIMKNRISNLGQKFQELTTEYNKAIYGTSTPRARWRTCASYVNTYYGLSLGRLFVKEAFDEDAKKETLDMIHNLRDAFGELVNENTWMDDTTRALAKEKAKYIQEKIGYQDFILNTTALDEYYENYTAAADTYFENVLSNLKRSSIDSLRYLRYEVDKNDWGSAPATVNAYYNSVLNRIMFPAGILQPPFFSRTQTKSMNYGGIGVVIGHEITHGFDDRGRQYDKDGNLKQWWTDDVIQKFKTQAQCLIDQYGDFSVPEADGMKEPSQNAGNLQ